One Triticum dicoccoides isolate Atlit2015 ecotype Zavitan chromosome 5B, WEW_v2.0, whole genome shotgun sequence genomic window carries:
- the LOC119305531 gene encoding vegetative cell wall protein gp1-like — protein MELRVKPCRRRRPGTSSPLVPVFSAPNLAGVCSCIEQGSEEEEPPAPITVFFCSSLSSSDRTRSCVSGIVPASRSPPPPAAIFFSERIRLTSPRPHQASTTPPGPSLCWPPPPRAAGDHVRRFKSPLRPAPPRLCFQSSRGRPLVLPVDRVPPALAYPATGPAPATPAPHRAQICQLPGAQFPVMLRL, from the exons ATGGAGCTCCGGGTCaagccatgtcgccgccgccgtcctggAACTTCTTCGCCGCTGGTGCCCGTCTTCAGCGCCCCAAATCTAGCCGGCGTCTGCTCCTGCATCGAGCAGGGGAGCGAGGAGGAGGAACCCCCAGCTCCCATCACCGTCTTTTTCTGTTCGTCGTTGTCTTCGTCCGATCGGACGAGGTCCTGTGTCTCCGGCATCGTCCCCGCATCCAggtcgccgcctccgcccgccgccATCTTCTTCTCGGAGCGCATCCGCCTTACGTCGCCTCGTCCGCACCAAGCCTCGACGACCCCTCCTGGACCGAGCCTCTGCTGGCCACCTCCGCCTCGAGCTGCCGGAGATCACGTCCGCCGCTTCAAGTCCCCTCTGCGTCCCGCGCCGCCGCGGCTCTGTTTCCAGTCGAGCAGAGGACGCCCGCTCGTCTTGCCCGTTGACCGTGTGCCGCCCGCGTTGGCCTATCCAGCCACTGGCCCAGCTCCAGCCACTCCCGCACCGCATCGGGCCCAGATCTGCCAGCTCCCTGGAGCCCAAT ttccggtaatgttgcgattgtga